The following nucleotide sequence is from Psychroflexus torquis ATCC 700755.
CGAATTTCAAGGCACTACTGTAAAATTAAGCTTTGGAGGATTAGCTCCACGTGTAGATACTCTAGCTTGGTTTATTATCGGTGTCTGTCAATACAGTCATTCTCAAGGTGATGCTTCGTTTTTTGATCGTCTTAAACCACATATGTTAAAAGCTTTTAGGTTGATGGAAACTTGGGAGTTCAATTTTAAGCATTTGATGTATGTTCCGCGAAGTGGAAATTGGGCAGATGAATACCCTACCCAAGGATTCACACTATACGACCAAGTATTAAGGGTTTGGGCTTTACGGTCGTTTTTGCATCATGAACATCATGTGGATTTAGCTCAGAAACAAAAAGATATTCTGAATCAAATTCAGATTAATTTCAAAAAGAGAGAGGACACATCTGAACAAGTTTACCACCCTAAGGCTTACAGCAGTTTGAAAAAAACAAAGTACTGGGTGGCATCACTAGAACCAGCAGGTTACCAAACACAATTTGATGCCTTTGGTAATGCTTTAGCGCTATTATTAGGGATAGGAAGCGAAAAAGACCAAAAAGAGCTAATCAATTATTCTGAAGATTTAAGACAAGAAGTCAAGCTGAAATTATTACCAGCATTCTGGCCTGTCATCACTTCAGAAGATAAAGACTGGGAGCTACTTCAAAACAATTGTGCTTATGAATTTAGAAATTATCCTTATCAATTTCATAATGGGGGGACGTGGCAAATGATAAATGGGTTTTATGGTTTAGCACTCTTAAAGGCTAATCACAGAGATTCGGCAGAAACAGTTTTAAGGCTTATTAAAGAGTTAAATGCTAAGGAAGAGTGGAAGTTTTATGAAAACTTTGATTCTAAGAATGGAAATCCCAACGGAGTTCCTCTTTGTGCTTGGAGTGCTGCTGCTGAAATCATTTTGGAACAAAACTTAAAACATAACACCCTAATACTTTAGAAAATGTTGAATAACCAACTAGATATTATTTGTGTAGGAGAAGCTTTAGTCGATTTTATCGGCCATGAAATAGGGAGTATTAGCAAAACCACCAATTATCAGCGCCATCTGGGAGGGTCGCCTACTAATGTATCTTTGAATTTAGCAAAATTAAAATTAAAAGTTGCTTTAGTCGCAACTTTAGGTAAGGATGGTTTGGGCGATTATATTTTAGAAGGACTTCAAGCTTCAAATATAGATGTTTCAAATGTTAGTATTTCAGTATTGAAGCCAACGAGTGTTATTTTTATTTCGAAGACAGATGCAACTCCGGAATTTATTCCCTACCGGGAAGCAGATCACGAAATTATTCTGAGTCAATTTAAAGATGTTTCCTTTTCGGGGATAAGGGTGTTTCATACCACCTGCTTTGCTTTGAGTAAAAACCCAGCGAGAGAGACTATACTAAAAATGGCCAAAAAGGCTTATTTGTTAAATTGTAAGTTGAGTATAGATCTCAATTACTCCAATATAATTTGGCCAAACAAACAGGAAGCAATTTCAACTCTTGAAACGTTCTGCGCATTTAATCCCTTAATTAAAATTAGTGAAGATGATAAGCGACGTTTACTGGGCAATATTTCCGACGACATAATGTTTGAATACTTTCATAAATTGGGAGTTGATACTATTTGTTATACGAAAGGAAGTAAAGGTGTGAAATTGTCTGTAAAAGGAGAAAAAATAATACATATGGAGGCCCTTAAAATTGAAAAAGTGGTGGATGCTACCGGAGCTGGAGATGCCTTTTGGTCTGGCTTTTTATATTCTTATATTAGGAATTATAATTATACCAATTGTTTAAAATTTGGTTTGAAGTTAGCTTCTCTAAAGCTCCAATCCCTAGGGAGCTCTAGTTTTAATCCTAATATTGGAGAGGATTTCTTTCAGAATAACGCATAAGGTTTACCTTTGTTTCTTCTAATTAATGACTAGAGCAAACATGCTCTAGTAGTAAAATATCCTTATGAGCACACCGAGAAAGAGAAGAGAGGCTTTAGTTTATCATGCTAAGCCAAGGCCAGGAAAAATTGAAGTGGTTCCAACCAAAAAGCATTCTTCCCAAAGGGATTTAGGATTAGCATACTCCCCAGGAGTCGCAGAGCCTTGCCTAGAAATAGAAAAGGATAAACAAAACGCTTATAAATATACCAATAAAGGAAATCTAGTTGCCGTGATTTCTAATGGAACAGC
It contains:
- a CDS encoding glycoside hydrolase 100 family protein; protein product: MNEKALGLLRKVSTDKGFLASSSDISNYKRIWARDGVICTLAALSSGDKQLIEVGKHTLLNLAEHQHEFGNIPSNIEFQGTTVKLSFGGLAPRVDTLAWFIIGVCQYSHSQGDASFFDRLKPHMLKAFRLMETWEFNFKHLMYVPRSGNWADEYPTQGFTLYDQVLRVWALRSFLHHEHHVDLAQKQKDILNQIQINFKKREDTSEQVYHPKAYSSLKKTKYWVASLEPAGYQTQFDAFGNALALLLGIGSEKDQKELINYSEDLRQEVKLKLLPAFWPVITSEDKDWELLQNNCAYEFRNYPYQFHNGGTWQMINGFYGLALLKANHRDSAETVLRLIKELNAKEEWKFYENFDSKNGNPNGVPLCAWSAAAEIILEQNLKHNTLIL
- a CDS encoding carbohydrate kinase family protein encodes the protein MLNNQLDIICVGEALVDFIGHEIGSISKTTNYQRHLGGSPTNVSLNLAKLKLKVALVATLGKDGLGDYILEGLQASNIDVSNVSISVLKPTSVIFISKTDATPEFIPYREADHEIILSQFKDVSFSGIRVFHTTCFALSKNPARETILKMAKKAYLLNCKLSIDLNYSNIIWPNKQEAISTLETFCAFNPLIKISEDDKRRLLGNISDDIMFEYFHKLGVDTICYTKGSKGVKLSVKGEKIIHMEALKIEKVVDATGAGDAFWSGFLYSYIRNYNYTNCLKFGLKLASLKLQSLGSSSFNPNIGEDFFQNNA